In a single window of the Dreissena polymorpha isolate Duluth1 unplaced genomic scaffold, UMN_Dpol_1.0 chrUn106, whole genome shotgun sequence genome:
- the LOC127864086 gene encoding uncharacterized protein LOC127864086: MGEIEDNNMKRTKLVLLPLVGVLYVFVVWSLRLFETVPQRSLKEVQSPMIHVNQDCQFVYLDLGSNKGVQIRKLYEPWLYPGAAIIPFFDKLFGHITKSSRRGNVCSFGFEANPRHMGRLKHIEQSYRRKGLNVTFYNNAVSNRTGEIVTIYSDTNFDIDWGAGILDTAIDNKINMTEYKVLTIDIVHFIRSQIAPLKPKAVFMKIDIEGSEFIVLPHMLQTLTLCKDIITSFVIEMHEWAKKSMGSTLTFDELRTMIRKQGCVPSEIVKVDDESFLHDVIVEPNW, from the coding sequence ATGGGAGAAATCGAAGACAATAACATGAAGAGAACGAAATTAGTACTACTACCGTTAGTGGGTGTTCTGTATGTGTTCGTAGTTTGGTCTCTTAGATTGTTTGAAACCGTCCCTCAGCGGTCGCTAAAAGAGGTGCAATCTCCGATGATTCACGTGAACCAAGATTGCCAGTTCGTTTACCTTGATTTGGGGAGCAACAAGGGTGTGCAGATACGGAAGTTGTACGAGCCATGGCTTTACCCAGGTGCGGCTATCATACCGTTCTTTGACAAGCTGTTTGGACATATAACGAAGTCCAGCCGTCGTGGGAATGTGTGTTCATTCGGATTTGAAGCTAATCCACGACACATGGGTCGTTTAAAGCACATTGAACAATCATATCGACGTAAAGGACTTAATGTCACTTTTTACAATAACGCTGTTTCCAACAGAACGGGAGAGATTGTAACAATATACTCGGACACGAACTTTGACATAGACTGGGGCGCTGGCATTCTGGATACTGCCATTGATAACAAAATTAATATGACAGAATATAAAGTCCTAACCATTGATATTGTGCACTTCATTCGTTCTCAGATTGCGCCCCTTAAACCAAAGGcagttttcatgaaaattgatatCGAGGGATCAGAATTCATCGTCTTACCACACATGCTCCAGACATTAACTCTTTGTAAAGATATCATTACATCTTTTGTGATAGAAATGCACGAGTGGGCTAAGAAATCCATGGGGTCGACTCTAACATTTGACGAATTAAGAACGATGATACGGAAGCAAGGTTGTGTCCCTTCAGAAATTGTTAAGGTCGATGACGAAAGTTTCTTGCATGACGTCATCGTGGAACCTAATTGGTAA